A single window of Nicotiana tomentosiformis chromosome 1, ASM39032v3, whole genome shotgun sequence DNA harbors:
- the LOC138906681 gene encoding agamous-like MADS-box protein AGL61, with translation MMSSRKQMSLLFMTGAEVGIIVCPQGSKPYSFGHPNVNETINKYAGEERTPSPSSPGIDDKYVRMFRKANSRELNIRLNYLQDQLDSALNLKSKLKQMNKNVESQQEWFKDPIEKMNYTEASMLKEGLEDLLLKVKNYGTERAYGYENGKWKVE, from the exons ATGATGTCTTCAAGAAAGCAAATGAGCTTGCTGTTTATGACTGGTGCTGAAGTTGGCATCATCGTGTGTCCACAAG GTAGCAAGCCTTACTCTTTTGGTCATCCAAATGTAAATGAAACCATCAACAAATATGCTGGCGAAGAAAGGACTCCATCACCATCATCACCAGGCATTGATGATAAGTATGTCCGGATGTTCCGAAAAGCCAACTCTAGAGAACTTAACATACGACTCAATTATCTGCAGGACCAGCTCGATTCTGCATTAAACTTGAAAAGCAAACTCAAGCAAATGAATAAGAATGTGGAGAGCCAACAAGAGTGGTTCAAGGACCCTATAGAGAAGATGAACTACACCGAGGCTTCAATGTTGAAGGAGGGATTGGAAGATCTGCTCTTGAAGGTGAAGAACTATGGCACTGAGCGTGCTTATGGTTACGAAAATGGAAAGTGGAAAGTTGAATAA